Genomic window (bacterium BMS3Abin08):
CCCCTTGTCGGAGAGGTTATAAGGGAGGTCGACAGGCTCAGGTTTGCCGGAACGATCAGCACACGGACCGAAGCGCTGAGTTACGTTATGAAACGTTACGGTAAAATCTCGTGATCTAATTTAACATAATATATATTATCAGACACTTTATATCAACAGGCAATGTTAATAAAGTGTTACTAACCATGTTTGTACTCCTCCTGAGGACTTTGTTTTTTGGGAAATTCAATGTTATGAACAAGTTTTAGGCAGGATTTTTATTCCCTGTTTTCAAGGGGTTGTTTAATTTTCAATAGCGCTTCCAAGCAGGCCGTCCTTGAACGTATCACGTATCCTGACCTTCACGGCCCTTCCAGGCAGAACGTCATGTTTTTCGAAGTATAAATTGAGGTAGTTCTCGGACTTTCCTTTCTGTAAGCCGCTTTCAGCCGGTGTTTCATAAACGGCATTCAGCAGTCTCCCGATCTGTCTTTTTTTGTATACAGCCCGCTTTTCAGCATCAAGCCCTCTTAAGAGCCTGAGGCGCCTTCCCTTTACATCACCATGTACGTACATCTGCATTTTAGAGGCGGCAGTACCGGGCCTCGGTGAATATGGAAATATATGGAGATAGGACATGGGCAGGTCCTCGAGCAGCTTCACCGTTGACTGAAACCCCTCTTCGGATTCCCCGGGAAACCCGACTATGACATCCGTACCCACCGATATGTTCTCGAAGCGGCCCAGGATATACTCTATCCTTTCCCTGAAGAGGCCCGAATCATAAGGCCTTTTCATCAACCGGAGAATCCCGTCATCACCGCTCTGTAACGGGATATGAAGATGCGGGCATACCCTGCTGTCCTGCAGGAGTTCAATCAATGCGTCGTCTATTTCGTTGACCCCGATAGAACTCAATCTAATCCTGATTTTTTCCGTATTATTCAGGATATTAGCTACTAATGATGAAATATTTACCTTAGGTTTAAGATCAAGGCCGTAAGCCCCTATATGTATACCCGCAAGGACAGCTTCAGCGTAGCCGAGACCTTCGAGTTTCCTGAGATCAGACACCACATCCCTTACCGGACGGCTCACTGACCTTCCGCGTGCAAGGTGGATGCTGCAGTATGTACAGGAATAGTTACAGCCGTCCTGGATCTTCACGATGGGCCTTGAACGGCCTATGGCAGAGCCGGTATTTGGCGTGGGCAACCGTGAACTTAAAGTATTATTGTTATTTTTGGGCAATAACTTATTGATTATATTAAGTTTTTTGCTATTTTTTACTATCTCTATATCCGATGAAATCGCCGTTATCTCTTGGGCGGCAACCTCGGGGTAGCACCCTGTTACAATCACCCGGGCACCCGCCCTCAGTGCCCTCCGCATAAGCTGTCGTGACTGATAGTCACTCTTGCCGGTCACGGTGCACGTATTTATTATGCAGACCTCAGGGGATTCCCCGAGGTCGACGAGCCGGTGCCCGGCATCGAGGGCCTCTGTCTTCAGGGAGTCACTCTCTGCGAGGTTTGTCTTGCAACCGAGGGTTAAAACCGTGATCTTCATCTCTTTAATTGTCATCCTGAAATGAATTCAGGTGGTCAGTCCCATCATTCCCCGAAAGCGTTCGGGGAATCGTTTCTTCAATATCCTCGTATAAATCACTAAACGGATGTCCCGGACTGAATCCCGGATTCAGCATCACACACCGTGAGGGTCCCTTCAAGGGAGTGTCTGTGAGCCGTCCGGATGGTTGTATCTACAATAGAACCTGAAACCACCCCTTCTTCCCCGGGGAAGTTCACGATCTTGTTCGTCCTTGTCCTTCCCGTTAGATAACCGGCAATGGCCTCTGAGGGACCCTCGACAAGGACTTCAACGCCCTTCCCCACCAGTTCCCTGTTCTTCAGCTCTGTTATCTCGTCCTGAAGGGAGAGTATTTCCATAAGCCGTTCGCCCTTTAATCCGTCAGGGAGCCGGCCTTCCATCCCGGATGCCCTTGTGCGGGGCCTCGGGGAGTATTTAAATGCAAAGATACCGTCAAACCGGATCTCCCTCATGGCGTTGATCGTAGCGAGGTGGTCATCCTCTGTTTCAGTGGGGAACCCGGCAATTAAATCAGTGGTGATGGCAATATCCGGCACCGCCTCCCGGAGGAGTTCAATCTTCTCCAGGTATTCCCTGAAGGTATATCTCCTGTTCATAAGAGCCAGAATTCTGTCGGAGCCTGATTGC
Coding sequences:
- the mtaB gene encoding threonylcarbamoyladenosine tRNA methylthiotransferase MtaB; its protein translation is MKITVLTLGCKTNLAESDSLKTEALDAGHRLVDLGESPEVCIINTCTVTGKSDYQSRQLMRRALRAGARVIVTGCYPEVAAQEITAISSDIEIVKNSKKLNIINKLLPKNNNNTLSSRLPTPNTGSAIGRSRPIVKIQDGCNYSCTYCSIHLARGRSVSRPVRDVVSDLRKLEGLGYAEAVLAGIHIGAYGLDLKPKVNISSLVANILNNTEKIRIRLSSIGVNEIDDALIELLQDSRVCPHLHIPLQSGDDGILRLMKRPYDSGLFRERIEYILGRFENISVGTDVIVGFPGESEEGFQSTVKLLEDLPMSYLHIFPYSPRPGTAASKMQMYVHGDVKGRRLRLLRGLDAEKRAVYKKRQIGRLLNAVYETPAESGLQKGKSENYLNLYFEKHDVLPGRAVKVRIRDTFKDGLLGSAIEN